The DNA sequence TTCCGGGCGACTACTTCGCGATCAACACAAAGCTCTCGGCCGATGCGCTCGCGGCCCTGGGATTCCCCGTCGCGCATCTCCAGGAACTCTCTCAGCTGGTCGAAGTGGACGTGGCGGGGCGGCCCGGAGGCGCGGTCTCGCTCGCCGTCGGAATGGCCTCGATCTTTTCTTCGCTTCCGGGAATGAAGGCGCTGATGGCTTACTGGTATCAGTTTGCTCTGTTATTCGAAGCCCTGTTCATCCTGACCACGATCGATGCGGGAACGCGCGTGGCGCGGTATTTGATCCAGGAAATGGGTGGACAGGCCTTCGCTCCGCTTAAGAACCTGAACTGGTGGCCGGGAGTCGTTTTTTCAAGCGCCGCTGTCGTTTTCGCGTGGGGCTATCTCATTTCCACCGGGACGATCGGCACGATTTGGCCGATGTTCGGGGCGGCGAACCAGTTGCTGGGAACGCTGGCGCTGTGCGTCGGGACGACGGTGCTGATCAAGATGGGGAAGGCGAAATACATCTGGGTGACGGCCCTGCCGATGGCCTTCGTCGGAATCGTCACCCTGACCGCCAGCTATCGCTTGTTCTTCCTCTACCTGGCCCAGGCCGGACAGGCCGCCGACGCTTCCCAGGTCTTCAGTTTCCGTCTCGATGCGATCCTGGTCGGCATTGTCGCCGCGCTGGCCGTGCTCATCCTGACCGATTCCGCGATCAAATGGTACGGCTATCTCGTCCAGAAAAAACCCTACACCACGACCGAAGTGGTTGCGGAGGAATTCTCTGAAGTCCCCCCGCGCCCCGTGTGAGGGCCGATCGGGAAAACCGCCGCCCTCAATGGATTAATCCCGTCGTGCCATCCACCCCGAAATTGTTCTTAATCCACAACCAGAACGGAGGGAGTTGAATCCGGTCCGGCTGCGTGACGTCCAATTTGTGAAGCCGCTCTTCCTCCCGTTTGAAAATGGAGGCCAGGAGCTTCTGCGCCCGACCCCGTTCACCGGACATGCACATCGCGTAGACCCGGTAGCGAAAGGCCTCCTGTTGGAGCCCGGGAGACTCTTCGGCCCGGCCCAGCGACTCCGCGGCGGCGGCATAGTTGCGTTCCGACAATTGCCGAATCCCCAGATGAAACTGGACCTCCGGCCGCGACCGTTGGGCCTCGTCCAGGTCCTCCACGACCCGCTGAACATCCGGCGAACTGCCCATCAGCCACAACGGCAGTGCGCGTAAAGGCGTTTGGGTGAGGAGGAAATTCACGTCTCCAATGGCGTTATCCGAGTTCATTCTTTCGGAGTATAACAGCTCGTTGAGAATCCCCTGAACCTTGAAGTAGGGCAGCGAGGCGCGAAGAATCGGTTCGGGCCACAGCATTCGAATCAGATCGCTTCGCCGGAAGCGCTCCCGCGAGGCGGTCGCGTCGGTCAGGCTTCGGAACATGCGGTCTTTCTCCTCCACGGATCGGATCGGCGCGGTGATCCGTTTCGGAAAGTTGTCCGTGACGGGCCGACTGTCCTGGGTCAGGCCGCGAAGGTATTCCGCGTCCCCGATGAATAGCGCGCCGAGCTGCTCCGGACGCTCGAAACCGAGCGCCGCCAGTTCCGGGGCCAGGTCCGGGTTTCGCCACTGCCGCAGAAAAATTTCCTCCGAAACCGGTCCGCGGGCGTTTCGTGTCCCCGCCAGCATCAGATCGGAA is a window from the Nitrospiria bacterium genome containing:
- a CDS encoding carbon starvation CstA 5TM domain-containing protein codes for the protein PGDYFAINTKLSADALAALGFPVAHLQELSQLVEVDVAGRPGGAVSLAVGMASIFSSLPGMKALMAYWYQFALLFEALFILTTIDAGTRVARYLIQEMGGQAFAPLKNLNWWPGVVFSSAAVVFAWGYLISTGTIGTIWPMFGAANQLLGTLALCVGTTVLIKMGKAKYIWVTALPMAFVGIVTLTASYRLFFLYLAQAGQAADASQVFSFRLDAILVGIVAALAVLILTDSAIKWYGYLVQKKPYTTTEVVAEEFSEVPPRPV